From the genome of Desulfobotulus pelophilus, one region includes:
- a CDS encoding menaquinone biosynthetic enzyme MqnA/MqnD family protein, whose amino-acid sequence MTSPLRIGRIDYLNVWPVYHGFDLWGPPPDTLVHTAPPAELNRMLEQGELDVSAVSAFAYGQNYRHWLLLPGLGIGCDGPVMSVLLVSKRPIHELHGARLGLSRESASAAHLLRYVLSMVGVHCFLDTIRVRSQEDLRGLDGGLVIGDAALCGHWSAVFPWVYDLGSMWKEMTGLPFVFGVWAVRRSVLEERPAAVQKVIAAFLSSMAQGEKSLAAIARRSVKEKGLDPGVAAAYFRCLQYDLPPSHIQGLNRFFLCMTEMGVMEECPALDFVCLRSADSIRQCPDCFYAL is encoded by the coding sequence ATGACCTCTCCCCTTCGTATCGGCCGTATCGACTATCTGAATGTATGGCCTGTTTATCACGGATTTGATCTCTGGGGTCCGCCGCCGGACACTCTGGTTCATACGGCTCCTCCTGCTGAACTGAACCGGATGCTGGAACAGGGTGAGCTTGATGTGTCGGCCGTATCAGCCTTTGCCTACGGGCAGAATTACCGGCACTGGCTTCTGCTCCCCGGGCTGGGTATCGGTTGCGATGGTCCTGTGATGAGTGTGCTTCTGGTCAGTAAACGGCCCATTCATGAGCTGCACGGTGCCAGGCTGGGGCTGAGTCGGGAATCTGCCTCTGCAGCGCATCTTCTTCGCTATGTTCTCTCCATGGTCGGCGTGCATTGCTTTCTGGACACCATCCGGGTGAGGAGTCAGGAAGATCTTAGGGGCTTGGACGGTGGCCTGGTTATCGGAGACGCCGCACTCTGCGGTCACTGGTCTGCAGTATTCCCATGGGTGTATGATCTGGGCAGTATGTGGAAGGAAATGACGGGCCTTCCTTTTGTTTTTGGTGTATGGGCCGTGCGCCGCAGTGTGCTGGAGGAAAGGCCTGCTGCCGTGCAAAAGGTCATTGCTGCGTTTCTGTCATCCATGGCTCAGGGGGAGAAATCCCTTGCCGCCATAGCCCGGCGTTCCGTTAAGGAAAAGGGTCTGGATCCCGGGGTGGCAGCTGCCTATTTCCGGTGCCTGCAGTATGATCTGCCGCCCTCCCACATTCAGGGATTAAACAGATTTTTTCTTTGCATGACAGAAATGGGAGTGATGGAGGAGTGTCCTGCCCTGGATTTTGTCTGTCTGCGAAGTGCGGATTCCATCAGGCAATGTCCGGATTGTTTTTATGCTCTCTGA